The Arctopsyche grandis isolate Sample6627 chromosome 10, ASM5162203v2, whole genome shotgun sequence genome window below encodes:
- the LOC143918224 gene encoding uncharacterized protein LOC143918224: MGNQFQSMAFVFCTKATLLLFNIILWFQGLITLILGLYIEVELYSDEQYKVQDFPDTFFYSVIGIGTLVVIVCSLGCSCIVKGESILLYLYGGLLAVILVVSVGLQTSILAYRHKLLDMMNYALNQSFTQVYSGTNEKTIDFNLMQSSVSIAVLFVLFLHLRSLIME, encoded by the exons ATGGGAAACCAATTCCAAAGCATGGCTTTCGTTTTCTGTACCAAAGCTACTTTGCTACTCTTCAACATAATACTTTgg TTTCAAGGCCTGATCACGTTGATTCTGGGGTTGTATATTGAGGTGGAGTTGTACTCTGACGAACAGTACAAAGTGCAAGATTTTCCAGACACGTTTTTCTACTCGGTAATCGGTATAGGTACTCTGGTTGTGATTGTTTGCTCTCTAGGTTGCAGTTGTATCGTTAAAGGAGAAAGTATTCTTCTGTATTTg taTGGTGGATTGTTAGCAGTGATTCTAGTCGTATCGGTCGGTCTTCAAACTTCCATATTAGCATATAGACATAAATTATTAGATATGATGAATTATGCGTTGAATCAAAGTTTCACTCAAGTTTACTCCGGAACCAATGAAAAGACCATTGACTTCAATTTGATGCAATCTTCAGTAAGTATAGcagttttatttgtattgttctTGCATCTCAGGAGTCTAATCATGGAATGA
- the TfIIFbeta gene encoding transcription factor TFIIFbeta: protein MDGERERERAERGTVERVGRELELSNAGRGVWLVKVPKYMSAAWAAAPSSLEVGRLRISRSPGQRAAVALSLSEALLALRDTTSTSAPDDPIPKEHRLDVSTVTRQTLGVFSHVAASNTDAVVPESEKLFMEGRIVQKLECRPYADTCYMKLKKESIRRASMPVRQVQQWDKIVQNFKPVSDHKHNIEYQERKKAEGKKARDDKDAVLNMLFAAFEKHQYYNIKDLQKITRQPIVYLKEILKEVCNYNLKNPHKNMWELKPEYRYYKQETAEENATEKAKDGDSD from the exons ATGGACGGCGAACGCGAACGCGAACGTGCCGAGCGCGGGACCGTGGAGCGCGTCGGGCGCGAGCTGGAGCTGTCGAACGCGGGGCGCGGCGTGTGGCTGGTGAAGGTGCCGAAGTACATGTCGGCCGCGTGGGCCGCCGCGCCCAGCTCGCTCGAGGTGGGCCGTCTGCGCATCTCGCGCTCGCCCGGCCAACGCGCGGCCGTCGCGCTTTCGCTCTCCGAGGCGCTGCTCGCCCTCCGCGACACCACCTCCACGTCCGCCCCCGACGACCCCATCCCCAAGGAGCACCGCCTCGACGTCTCCACGGTCACCCGCCAGACGCTCGGCGTCTTCTCTCACGTGGCCGCTTCGAACACGGACGCCGTAGTTCCCGAATCCGAGAAGCTCTTCATGGAAGGCCGTATAGTTCAAAAGTTAGAATGTAGGCCGTATGCTGACACTTGTTACATGAAGCTCAAAAAGGAATCGATTCGCCGGGCTTCGATGCCCGTACGACAGGTTCAACAATGggataaaattgttcaaaacttCAAACCCGTGTCCGATCATAAGCACAAT ATTGAATATCAAGAGCGTAAAAAGGCCGAAGGAAAGAAGGCTCGCGACGATAAAGACGCCGTCCTCAATATGTTATTTGCTGCGTTCGAAAAacatcagtattataatattaaagatTTACAAAAG ATCACTCGTCAGCCTatagtatatttaaaagaaattttaaaggaagtttgtaattataatttaaaaaatccacATAAAAATATGTGGGAACTTAAACCTGAATATCGCTATTATAAACAAGAAACAGCTGAAGAAAATGCCACTGAAAAAGCTAAAGATGGAGATAGTGATTGA
- the LOC143918191 gene encoding uncharacterized protein LOC143918191 has product MIGRNREAVRVRVQKYEVNHPCEVRRFSVDPQITSLDELRSILVTAFDLKEDFSLSYNSAEDIGKEEFLNLLSDWDLDAAFLRAHNTNSSPGSEPCINLRVEVRPINTLNNVETQKNDANVEKTFVKNQKFQSDTIINSDVKNMQTGFQGILINQMEKTLNLFSRALNLSEDPDAPTRPPLNQTEFHSFLGPVGHVVQGNKLREAIYKSGIDPSFRKVVWKHILNVYPDGMSGKERLDYMKKKSAEYYSLRDVWRDSLQKGQVSNTLAYVTNMVRKDVLRTDRHHKFYAGNDDNQNITFLFNILTTYALNHPTVSYCQGMSDIASPLLVVMTNEAHAYICLCALMSRLHPNFLLDGEAMTLKFAHLTESLQIYDPMFYAYLQSQQADDLLFCYRWLLLEMKREFAFEDALHMLEVLWSSLPPSPPVDELSLKDKDFCPESTEQSIDEPPISPLLKTPRENAYTKLCAIRRQSSLYSLTSNSKGKIVYKRMNQSLDENIGMGQSPKISKEFQSLDETLVNINEHPDRNFDVQNEGSSDSSSPDDIDSPLSSQSSNTKYLGSSKYRKLKSAELLRTVNNKYFSHLKDQNITEAETENTTKKLIKDLSEFNNFTSKKNKSSEQNGHDLKEQRSVESRTKPRKIQTNPFLPDLLDSPSPTDENVIDLSTPNINNIDQLTPSTDDISSKNEINGLPNEMDLNENTKESNETTSKMNGILSSDDIVPVKKCDDVFIWENPLHSRCFEKKNNIDAFQNIYNKSCDTFEKCENEKDNNDSNDVLVLQNNVNMNQNEKSQEKHSIKNDDAKMKTLSSNTLKSNSKFFSNMSQELENAKKNCEILLSNKKCSNFQTIASTITNFQKRCDFQSPSSVNQNNHAVNVINSCEEISESNPNKTVNVLLPPADVFGGGNPFLIFLCLTVLMQHRDVIMRNNMDYNELAMYFDKMVRKHNVHRVLNQARRMYSCYMKEHKTNINM; this is encoded by the exons ATGATCGGCCGAAACAGAGAAGCCGTCAGGGTGCGAGTGCAG AAATATGAAGTCAACCATCCTTGCGAGGTGAGAAGATTCTCCGTCGACCCCCAGATCACATCCCTCGATGAGTTGCGCAGCATTCTGGTCACGGCTTTTGATTTGAAAGAAGACTTTTCTTTATCTTATAACTCTGCAGAGGATATAGGAAAAGAAGAGTTCTTAAATTTGCTCTCCGATTGGGATTTGGATGCTGCTTTTCTAAG GGCACACAATACGAACAGCTCGCCTGGGTCTGAGCCGTGTATTAATTTGAGAGTCGAAGTTAGACCTATAAATACTTTGAACAATGTGGAAACGCAGAAGAACGATGCAAATGTTGAAAAAACTTTTGTGAAAAATCAGAAGTTTCAATCGGATACCATCATCAATTCTGATGTGAAAAATATGCAGACTGGTTTTCAAGGAATTTTAATTAATCAG ATGGAGAAAACTTTAAATCTATTTTCAAGAGCTTTAAATCTGTCCGAGGATCCCGACGCACCAACTAGGCCACCTTTGAATCAGACAGAATTTCATTCATTTCTGGGACCTGTAGGTCATGTTGTTCAAGGGAATAAATTGAGAGAGGCTATTTATAAGAGCGGCATTGATCCTAGTTTtcg aaaagtAGTATGGAAACACATTTTGAACGTTTACCCTGATGGAATGTCAGGAAAGGAAAGATTGGattatatgaagaaaaaatcTGCTGAATATTATTCTTTGCGCGATGTTTGGAGAGATAGTTTGCAAAAAGGACAG gTATCGAACACGTTAGCATATGTTACAAATATGGTGCGGAAAGACGTATTACGAACTGACCGTCATCATAAATTCTATGCTGGAAATGATGACAATCAGAATATTACCTTTCTTTTCAACATATTGACAAC GTATGCATTAAACCATCCCACCGTAAGTTATTGTCAGGGAATGTCAGATATCGCTTCTCCGTTGCTTGTTGTAATGACTAACGAAGCTCACGCTTATATTTGTTTGTGCGCTCTTATGAGTCGTTTACATCCCAATTTTCTTTTGGACGGTGAAGCTATGACCCTAAAGTTTGCTCATTTAACAGAATCTTTGCAAATCTACGATCCAATGTTTTATGCCTATCTTCAGAGTCAACAG gcTGATGATCTATTATTTTGTTACCGTTGGCTTCTTTTGGAAATGAAAAGAGAATTTGCATTTGAGGATGCGTTACATATGCTTGAAGTTTTATGGTCTTCATTGCCTCCTAGTCCTCCCGTTGATGAGCTCTCCCTTAAAGATAAAGATTTCTGTCCTGAATCAACGGAACAAAGCATCGATGAGCCACCAATAAGTCCACTTTTAAAAACGCCCCGTGAAAATGCGTATACGAAGCTATGTGCAATTAGACGACAAAGTTCTTTATACAGTTTAACATCAAATTCAAAaggtaaaattgtatataaaagaatGAATCAAAGTCTCGACGAAAACATAGGAATGGGGCAGTCTCCAAAAATATCTAAAGAGTTTCAAAGCTTGGACGAAACCCTTGTAAATATTAATGAACATCCAGATAGAAACTTTGACGTGCAAAATGAAGGGTCGTCGGATTCCTCAAGTCCGGACGACATAGACAGTCCTTTGAGTAGTCAAAGCAGTAATACGAAATACCTCGGAAGTTCTAAATATCGTAAATTGAAGAGTGCTGAATTGCTTAGAACTgttaacaataaatatttttctcatttgaAGGATCAAAACATTACTGAAGCAGAAACtgaaaatacaacaaaaaaattgattaagGACCTATCCGAGTTCAATAATTTTACTTCGAAAAAGAATAAAAGTTCGGAACAAAATGGTCACGACTTGAAAGAACAGCGTAGTGTTGAAAGTAGGACAAAACCGCGCAAGATACAAACAAATCCATTCTTACCCGATCTTCTTGATAGTCCATCACCTACTGacgaaaatgttattgatctgAGTACTcctaatataaacaatatagatCAATTAACTCCATCAACTGATGATATTTCatctaaaaatgaaataaacggTCTTCCTAATGAAATGGATCTCAACGAAAACACAAAAGAAAGTAATGAAACGACTTCTAAAATGAATGGCATTTTAAGCAGTGACGATATTGTACCAGTGAAAAAATGTGATGATGTGTTTATATGGGAAAATCCTCTTCATAGCAGATGCTTTGAAAAAAAGAACAATATAGATGCattccaaaatatttacaataaatccTGTGATACttttgaaaaatgtgaaaaCGAAAAAGATAATAATGATAGCAATGACGTGTTAGTGTTACAGAATAATGTGAACATGAACCAAAATGAAAAATCACAAGAAAAACATTCAATTAAAAACGACGATGCAAAGATGAAAACTCTATCTTCTAATACGCTTAAGTCGAATTCTAAATTCTTCTCAAACATGTCGCAAGAATTAGAAAACGCCAagaaaaattgtgaaatattatTATCGAACAAGAAGTGTAGCAATTTTCAAACAATCGCATCTACGATTACGAATTTTCAAAAAAGATGCGATTTTCAAAGTCCTTCATCGGTCAACCAAAATAATCACGCTGTTAATGTTATAAATTCTTGTGAAGAAATCAGTGAGTCTAACCCTAATAAAACTGTAAACGTTTTACTTCCCCCGGCCGATGTGTTCGGCGGCGGAAATCCATTCCTCATATTCTTGTGCCTGACGGTATTGATGCAGCACCGAGATGTAATAATGCGCAATAATATGGATTACAATGAGCTTGCAATGTATTTCGACAAGATGGTGAGAAAGCACAACGTCCATCGCGTTTTAAATCAGGCTAGACGAATGTATTCGTGCTATATGAAAGAacacaaaacaaatataaatatgtag
- the LOC143918192 gene encoding growth hormone-inducible transmembrane protein, which produces MLSRLCVKQGYAALGRGLLLPASPGPAFSQVQVQAVRGAGRTARNTRPFNSTRTGPTLWERAMAPAGPNAFGIGRGALAGASAIGMGTLCYYGLGLSSKPGALENSHLWPQYVKDRIKDTYMYFGSSIVLTAGSAMAIFRTPVLMNLVSKTGWMALVGSIALLIGTGTVMRSIDYEPGFGKKQLAWIVHSGVLGGLLAPICFLGGPILVRAAWYTAGIVGGLSTIAICAPSGEFLSMGAPLGMGLGVVFASSVAGMFLPPTTALGAGLYSIALYGGLIIFGGFLVYDTQRIITKAEQHPTYGYRPFDPINAAMSIYMDTVNIFIRMATILAGGNRKK; this is translated from the exons ATGTTATCGAGATTGTGCGTGAAGCAGGGCTATGCCGCCCTGGGGCGAGGGCTGCTTCTGCCAGCTTCTCCCGGGCCCGCATTTTCACAAGTGCAGGTCCAGGCTGTGCGCGGCGCTGGACGCACCGCTAGAAATACGCGCCCCTTCAACTCCACTCGCACGGGACCCACCCTATGGGAGCGGGCCATGGCTCCAGCCGGACCGAACG CGTTTGGAATTGGAAGAGGCGCTCTTGCAGGAGCCTCTGCTATAGGAATGGGCACCTTATGCTATTATGGTCTAGGACTTTCGTCGAAACCTGGCGCCTTGGAAAACTCCCA ctTATGGCCGCAATACGTCAAAGATCGTATCAAGGACACTTACATGTATTTTGGAAGCTCAATTGTATTAACTGCTGGATCCGCCATGGCTATATTCCGTACACCCGTATTGATGAATCTTGTCTCTAAGACTGGTTGGATG gCTCTTGTAGGTTCAATAGCGCTTTTAATTGGAACGGGTACCGTGATGAGAAGCATCGATTATGAACCAGGCTTTGGCAAAAAACAATTAGCTTGGATTGTGCATTCGGGTGTTCTCGGCGGTCTGTTGGCGCCGATATGTTTCCTCGGTGGACCCATCCTCGTCAGGGCTGCATG GTATACAGCTGGAATCGTTGGCGGTTTGAGTACGATCGCCATTTGTGCACCATCCGGTGAATTCCTCAGCATGGGCGCTCCGTTGGGTATGGGTTTGGGTGTGGTGTTTGCATCGTCAGTCGCTGGAATGTTCCTGCCACCTACAACTGCCCTCGGAGCAG GTTTATATTCCATCGCTCTCTATGGTGGATTGATTATTTTTGGAGGTTTCTTGGTTTATGACACTCAACGCATTATCACTAAGGCTGAACAGCACCCAACATATGGATACAGACCTTTCGATCCAATCAATGC AGCAATGTCGATTTATATGGATacggtaaatatatttatacgcaTGGCAACAATATTAGCTGGAggtaacagaaaaaaataa